A window of Auraticoccus monumenti contains these coding sequences:
- a CDS encoding sigma-70 family RNA polymerase sigma factor, whose amino-acid sequence MTLPETPKDSGEVDLATETDAERRARFESDALQYLDQLYGAALRMARNAADAEDVVQETYAKAWASFHQYTPGTNLKAWLYRILTNTYINSYRKKQRQPQTSDSGEVQDWQLARAAEHTSAGLRSAEAEAIDRLPDSTVKGALQQLSPDFRMAVYLADVEGFAYKEIAEIMDTPIGTVMSRLNRARKQLRGLLADHARELGMADAGGERR is encoded by the coding sequence ATGACACTCCCTGAGACACCGAAGGACTCCGGCGAGGTCGACCTCGCCACCGAGACCGACGCGGAGCGACGCGCCCGGTTCGAGTCCGACGCGCTGCAGTACCTCGACCAGCTCTACGGCGCCGCGCTGCGGATGGCTCGCAACGCCGCGGACGCCGAGGACGTGGTGCAGGAGACCTACGCCAAGGCGTGGGCGTCCTTCCACCAGTACACGCCGGGCACGAACCTCAAGGCCTGGCTGTACCGGATCCTCACCAACACCTACATCAACAGCTACCGCAAGAAGCAGCGCCAGCCGCAGACGTCGGACTCCGGCGAGGTGCAGGACTGGCAGCTGGCCCGCGCGGCGGAGCACACCTCCGCGGGACTGCGGTCGGCCGAGGCCGAGGCGATCGACCGGCTGCCGGACTCCACGGTGAAGGGGGCCCTGCAGCAGCTGTCGCCGGACTTCCGGATGGCGGTCTACCTGGCCGACGTCGAGGGCTTCGCCTACAAGGAGATCGCCGAGATCATGGACACCCCGATCGGGACGGTGATGAGCCGTCTGAACCGCGCCCGCAAGCAGCTGCGCGGCCTGCTGGCCGACCACGCCCGCGAGCTGGGGATGGCCGACGCCGGGGGTGAGCGACGGTGA
- the rsrA gene encoding mycothiol system anti-sigma-R factor, with amino-acid sequence MSGHVHEEHTFSALVGADGEVHCAEVLQRVHVFIDHEIDGASADTIRRHLSDCEPCLDQFDVAEAVKQLVHRCCSGEQAPDALRRKVLQVLGEETEGRGA; translated from the coding sequence GTGAGCGGGCACGTGCACGAGGAGCACACGTTCAGCGCGCTGGTCGGTGCCGACGGCGAGGTCCACTGCGCCGAGGTGCTGCAGCGGGTGCACGTCTTCATCGACCACGAGATCGACGGGGCGTCGGCGGACACCATCCGTCGGCACCTGTCGGACTGCGAGCCCTGCCTGGACCAGTTCGACGTCGCCGAGGCGGTCAAGCAGCTGGTGCACCGTTGCTGCTCCGGGGAGCAGGCCCCGGACGCGCTGCGCCGCAAGGTGCTGCAGGTGCTGGGTGAGGAGACCGAGGGCCGCGGGGCCTGA
- a CDS encoding 50S ribosomal protein bL37 codes for MGKTGRKRRARRKKGANHGKRPNS; via the coding sequence ATGGGCAAGACCGGCCGTAAGCGCCGCGCCCGCAGGAAGAAGGGCGCGAACCACGGCAAGCGCCCCAACTCCTGA
- a CDS encoding sensor histidine kinase, translated as MATMGEIFGEHTALLPEQTDWLRRLTQEWHLIADLSFADLVLWVPDRDPNMMWAAAQVRPVTGPTCLLDDLVGDLIAYTPENLVSEAYMSGVMTRTSDNKLQAGVPVDVVAIPVVHDGETIAVLERSTNQLGVRSTSALEEAYLEIADVLCDMVQLGTFPMAGVASDPTASPRVGDGLIRVSADGDVTYASPNAVSIYRRMGFSGDLVDEDFFAFTDQLVTREGGSGTSVSTALDGIEAAEFDLHAGGSDLRARILPLVSHGEPDGLLVLCRDVTELRERERRLVGKDATIREIHHRVKNNLQTVAALLRMQARRIPSVEAKEALAEAMSRVAAIASVHETLSQSYDDDVDFDDVADRVLRIVGDVAATHGQVQASRVGSFGMIPAAVATSLSLVMTELCQNAVEHGLDSTSGQVVVEPRRVDHSLELLVSDAGVGLPEGFELASSKSLGLSIVSTLVRDLGGEFTLGPNPAGRGSTARVLLPLDDPPSNSSLG; from the coding sequence ATGGCCACGATGGGTGAGATCTTCGGTGAGCACACGGCCCTGCTGCCGGAGCAGACCGACTGGCTGCGCCGCCTCACCCAGGAGTGGCACCTGATCGCCGACCTCTCCTTCGCCGACCTGGTGCTCTGGGTGCCGGACCGGGACCCGAACATGATGTGGGCCGCCGCCCAGGTGCGTCCGGTGACCGGACCGACCTGCCTGCTGGACGACCTGGTGGGGGACCTGATCGCCTACACCCCGGAGAACCTGGTCAGCGAGGCCTACATGTCGGGGGTGATGACGCGGACCAGCGACAACAAGCTGCAGGCCGGCGTCCCGGTGGACGTGGTGGCCATCCCGGTGGTGCACGACGGCGAGACCATCGCGGTGCTGGAGCGCTCCACCAACCAGCTCGGGGTGCGGTCCACCAGCGCGCTGGAGGAGGCCTACCTCGAGATCGCCGACGTGCTCTGCGACATGGTCCAGCTCGGGACCTTCCCGATGGCCGGGGTGGCCAGCGACCCCACCGCCAGTCCCCGGGTGGGGGACGGGCTGATCCGGGTCAGCGCCGACGGGGACGTCACCTACGCCAGCCCCAACGCGGTCAGCATCTACCGGCGGATGGGGTTCAGCGGCGATCTGGTCGACGAGGACTTCTTCGCCTTCACCGACCAGCTGGTCACCCGGGAGGGTGGCTCCGGGACGTCGGTCAGCACCGCCCTCGACGGCATCGAGGCCGCCGAGTTCGACCTGCACGCCGGCGGCTCCGACCTGCGGGCCCGGATCCTGCCGCTGGTCTCCCACGGCGAGCCGGACGGACTGCTGGTGCTGTGCCGCGACGTCACCGAGCTCCGCGAGCGGGAGCGGCGGCTGGTCGGCAAGGACGCGACCATCCGCGAGATCCACCACCGGGTGAAGAACAACCTGCAGACCGTGGCGGCGCTGCTGCGGATGCAGGCCCGCCGGATCCCCTCGGTGGAGGCCAAGGAGGCCCTGGCCGAGGCGATGTCGCGGGTGGCGGCGATCGCCTCGGTGCACGAGACCCTCAGCCAGAGCTACGACGACGACGTGGACTTCGACGACGTGGCGGACCGGGTGCTGCGCATCGTCGGCGACGTGGCGGCCACGCACGGCCAGGTCCAGGCCAGCCGGGTCGGGAGCTTCGGCATGATCCCGGCCGCCGTCGCCACCAGCCTCTCGCTGGTGATGACCGAGCTCTGCCAGAACGCCGTGGAGCACGGTCTGGACAGCACCTCGGGTCAGGTGGTGGTCGAGCCCCGCCGGGTCGACCACAGCCTGGAGCTGCTGGTCAGCGACGCGGGCGTGGGTCTGCCGGAGGGCTTCGAGCTCGCCAGCAGCAAGAGCCTCGGGCTGAGCATCGTCTCGACCCTGGTCCGGGACCTGGGCGGGGAGTTCACCCTCGGCCCGAACCCCGCGGGGCGGGGCTCCACGGCCCGGGTGCTGCTGCCCCTGGACGACCCGCCGAGCAACAGCTCGCTCGGCTGA
- a CDS encoding WhiB family transcriptional regulator translates to MDWRHQAACLDEDPELFFPIGNTGPALLQIEEAKQVCRRCDVREACLQWAIEAGQDHGVWGGMSEDERRALKRRAARSRLRTA, encoded by the coding sequence ATGGATTGGCGCCACCAGGCCGCCTGTCTGGACGAGGATCCGGAGCTGTTCTTCCCCATCGGGAACACCGGCCCCGCCCTCTTGCAGATCGAGGAGGCCAAGCAGGTCTGCCGTCGTTGTGACGTGCGCGAGGCCTGCCTCCAGTGGGCGATCGAGGCCGGTCAGGACCACGGCGTGTGGGGCGGGATGAGCGAGGACGAGCGTCGGGCGCTGAAGCGTCGGGCCGCACGTTCCAGGCTGCGCACCGCCTGA
- a CDS encoding amino acid ABC transporter ATP-binding protein → MSAGAAEKRTPLVRSVNAIKSFGDTRVLDGIDLEVHPGEVVCLLGPSGSGKTTFLRLINQMETLTGGRIWVGDELVGIVERKGRLHRRTDADIARQRARIGMVFQRFNLFPHMTALDNVAEAPVQVKRIPRARARESALELLAMVGLAERADFYPSQLSGGQQQRVAIARALAMEPELMLFDEPTSALDPELVGEVLEVMRTLAAEGMTMIVVTHEIGFARQVADRVVFMDGGVVVEEGTPDQVLRHPRHERTRAFLDRVRREEQALEERISEDLEGLAGED, encoded by the coding sequence ATGAGCGCCGGGGCCGCAGAGAAGAGGACACCCCTGGTCCGGTCGGTGAACGCGATCAAGTCCTTCGGGGACACGCGGGTGCTGGACGGCATCGACCTGGAGGTGCACCCCGGCGAGGTGGTGTGCCTGCTGGGCCCCTCGGGCTCGGGCAAGACGACCTTCCTCCGGCTGATCAACCAGATGGAGACGCTCACCGGCGGACGGATCTGGGTGGGGGACGAGCTGGTCGGCATCGTGGAGCGGAAGGGGCGTCTGCACCGGCGCACCGACGCCGACATCGCCCGGCAGCGCGCCCGGATCGGGATGGTGTTCCAGCGGTTCAACCTCTTCCCGCACATGACCGCGCTGGACAACGTCGCCGAGGCCCCGGTGCAGGTCAAGAGGATCCCCCGGGCCCGGGCCCGGGAGTCCGCCCTGGAGCTGCTGGCCATGGTCGGGCTGGCCGAGCGCGCCGACTTCTACCCCAGCCAGCTCTCCGGTGGGCAGCAGCAGCGGGTGGCCATCGCCCGTGCCCTGGCGATGGAGCCCGAGCTGATGCTCTTCGACGAGCCGACGTCCGCGCTCGACCCCGAGCTGGTCGGTGAGGTGCTCGAGGTGATGCGCACCCTGGCCGCGGAGGGGATGACGATGATCGTGGTCACCCACGAGATCGGCTTCGCCCGCCAGGTGGCGGACCGGGTGGTGTTCATGGACGGCGGCGTCGTGGTCGAGGAGGGCACCCCGGACCAGGTGCTGCGCCACCCCCGGCACGAGCGGACCCGCGCCTTCCTGGACCGCGTGCGCCGGGAGGAGCAGGCGCTCGAGGAGCGGATCAGCGAGGACCTCGAGGGGCTGGCCGGCGAGGACTGA
- a CDS encoding amino acid ABC transporter permease produces the protein MAASRSDGPGAGEERPGLIDAVPVRHPWRWVAIAVIAVLAAMLVNLLVRNPAWNWPFVLQAMNQTPVLRGLFLGTILCTVLGMTFGVAGGVLLAIMRLSDNPVLRGVAWVYIWFFRAIPRYVLLVSLGAIGVLFPTGIALGVPFDWVIIDVLGLQGDWRFLTLDANQLFTGLFGAVLGLAASEAAYMAEIARSGILSVDRGQHEAAQALGMSSRLSMRRIVLPQAMRVILPPTGNETVAMLKDTSLLTGIPLTIEMFFQLQAIGSRTYQTFPVLVAATLYYLIITSVLMVGQAWLERRFGRGVQPGSGRLRTIAAPTAGTGGQG, from the coding sequence GTGGCCGCGTCCAGGAGCGACGGCCCCGGGGCCGGTGAGGAGCGTCCCGGGCTGATCGACGCGGTGCCGGTGCGCCACCCGTGGCGCTGGGTGGCCATCGCGGTGATCGCGGTGCTGGCGGCCATGCTGGTCAACCTGCTGGTCCGCAACCCCGCCTGGAACTGGCCCTTCGTGCTGCAGGCCATGAACCAGACGCCGGTGCTGCGCGGGCTCTTCCTCGGCACCATCCTCTGCACCGTGCTGGGCATGACCTTCGGGGTGGCCGGCGGCGTGCTGCTGGCCATCATGCGGCTCTCGGACAACCCCGTGCTGCGGGGCGTGGCCTGGGTCTACATCTGGTTCTTCCGGGCCATCCCGCGCTACGTGCTGCTGGTCAGCCTGGGTGCGATCGGGGTCCTCTTCCCGACCGGCATCGCCCTCGGCGTCCCCTTCGACTGGGTGATCATCGACGTCCTGGGGCTGCAGGGTGACTGGCGCTTCCTCACCCTCGACGCCAACCAGCTCTTCACCGGTCTGTTCGGCGCCGTGCTCGGTCTGGCGGCATCGGAGGCCGCCTACATGGCCGAGATCGCCCGCTCGGGCATCCTCAGCGTCGACCGCGGCCAGCACGAGGCGGCGCAGGCCCTCGGCATGTCGTCCAGGCTCAGCATGCGCCGCATCGTGCTGCCCCAGGCGATGCGGGTGATCCTGCCGCCCACCGGCAACGAGACGGTGGCCATGCTCAAGGACACCTCGCTGCTGACCGGCATCCCGCTGACCATCGAGATGTTCTTCCAGCTGCAGGCGATCGGCTCGCGGACCTACCAGACCTTCCCGGTGCTGGTCGCCGCCACCCTGTACTACCTGATCATCACCAGCGTGCTGATGGTCGGCCAGGCCTGGCTGGAGCGGCGCTTCGGCCGGGGCGTGCAGCCCGGGTCGGGACGGCTGCGCACCATCGCCGCGCCGACCGCGGGCACGGGAGGTCAGGGATGA